Proteins encoded by one window of Orbaceae bacterium BiB:
- the cysE gene encoding serine O-acetyltransferase, whose translation MLAAKKIVKPNQLWHTIREEASQLVESEPMLASYFHATLLNHDNIGSAIGYILANKLSSEVMPAIDIREVIRQAYIANPEIIQSGMTDIMAVYLRDPATNYYSTPLLYYKGFLALQAYRIAHWLWQQNRRALASFLQSQIAIVFGVDIHPAAKIGCGVMFDHATGIVIGETAVVENDVSILQSVTLGGTGKENGDRHPKIREGVMIGANSTILGNIEIGKGAKIGAGSVVLNPVPQHTTVAGVPAKIVGCPDCEKPALNMDQDI comes from the coding sequence ATGCTTGCGGCTAAAAAAATCGTTAAGCCTAACCAACTTTGGCATACTATTCGTGAAGAAGCTAGCCAATTAGTAGAAAGTGAGCCAATGTTGGCAAGCTATTTTCATGCAACACTACTTAATCATGATAATATTGGTAGCGCTATTGGTTATATTCTGGCTAATAAATTATCAAGTGAAGTTATGCCCGCTATTGATATTCGAGAAGTCATAAGACAAGCATATATAGCTAACCCTGAAATTATTCAATCAGGCATGACTGATATTATGGCTGTTTATCTACGAGATCCAGCGACAAACTATTACTCAACTCCGTTACTTTATTATAAAGGGTTCCTTGCACTACAAGCTTATCGAATTGCTCATTGGCTTTGGCAACAGAATAGACGAGCTCTTGCATCTTTTTTGCAAAGCCAAATTGCAATTGTATTTGGTGTTGATATTCATCCCGCAGCAAAAATTGGCTGTGGTGTCATGTTTGACCATGCGACAGGCATTGTGATTGGTGAAACTGCAGTGGTTGAAAATGATGTTTCTATTTTACAATCAGTGACACTTGGTGGAACAGGAAAAGAAAATGGTGATCGTCATCCTAAAATCCGAGAAGGTGTTATGATTGGTGCAAACTCCACTATTTTAGGTAATATTGAAATAGGCAAGGGAGCAAAGATTGGGGCAGGCTCTGTTGTCCTTAATCCAGTACCACAACATACTACTGTCGCAGGCGTCCCTGCTAAAATAGTAGGATGCCCCGATTGTGAAAAACCAGCTTTAAATATGGATCAAGATATCTAA
- the recN gene encoding DNA repair protein RecN, with amino-acid sequence MLTQLTINNFAIVDNLLIDFNSGMTAITGETGAGKSIAIDALGLCLGARSDISLIKHGSARLDISAHFVLDDTPSALNWLTENQLNDNNECILRRVVSQDGRSKAFINGRAVPIAQLKELGQMLIQIHGQHEHQLLLRADYQQTLLDQYMADNHLLSAMKLAYKKWKVETEKYTQYLKSRQENDAHIQLLQYQLKELNEFSPIEGEYQQIDEEHKRLANSEQLINLSHNLIDLIQENQDINLLNHLSNANRIAQDLASLDGQLIEISTMLDEAAIQIREASYEIHRYIDNLEIDPSRIMQLEQRLSKQISLARKHHISPEKLPELHQQLLDEFNQISNQDEIGEQLKQNIAQYQQEALSCAKALHDKRVKIAAILSQKITHSIRELAIPHGEFSIDIVDDSSKISETGIDQITFLVSTNPGQPMQPISKVASGGELSRIALTIQVLTAQKMETPALIFDEIDVGISGPTAAKVGNLLRQLGLSTQVITVTHLPQVAGNAHHHYFVAKQTDGKHTETNINILTQSQRLKELARLLGGDKITENTLANAKELLIQ; translated from the coding sequence ATGCTCACCCAACTAACAATTAATAATTTTGCTATTGTCGATAATTTACTCATTGATTTTAATTCTGGTATGACTGCTATTACTGGTGAGACTGGGGCTGGAAAATCTATCGCAATTGACGCATTGGGTCTGTGTCTAGGTGCAAGATCAGATATTTCGTTAATTAAACATGGCAGTGCGCGTTTGGATATTTCTGCCCACTTTGTGTTAGATGATACACCAAGTGCGTTAAATTGGTTAACTGAAAATCAATTAAATGATAATAATGAATGTATTTTAAGACGTGTTGTTAGTCAAGATGGTCGTTCTAAAGCATTTATTAATGGCAGAGCGGTACCGATCGCTCAGTTAAAAGAGCTCGGTCAGATGCTTATTCAAATTCATGGTCAACATGAGCATCAGCTCCTTTTACGTGCTGATTATCAGCAAACGCTACTTGATCAATATATGGCGGATAACCATTTACTCTCTGCGATGAAACTTGCATATAAAAAATGGAAAGTTGAAACAGAAAAATATACACAGTATCTAAAATCTCGACAAGAGAATGACGCCCATATTCAATTATTACAATATCAGCTTAAAGAACTTAATGAGTTTTCGCCAATAGAGGGGGAATATCAACAAATTGATGAGGAGCATAAACGTTTAGCAAATAGTGAGCAACTTATCAATTTAAGTCATAATTTGATTGATTTGATACAGGAAAATCAAGATATTAATCTCTTAAATCACCTAAGTAATGCTAATCGTATAGCTCAAGATTTGGCGAGCCTAGATGGTCAGTTAATTGAAATTTCAACAATGCTAGATGAGGCTGCGATTCAAATTAGAGAGGCTAGTTATGAAATTCATCGTTATATTGATAATCTTGAAATTGATCCATCTCGCATTATGCAACTAGAACAACGACTATCGAAACAAATTTCATTAGCTCGAAAACATCATATTTCACCAGAAAAACTCCCGGAGTTACATCAACAGTTACTTGATGAATTTAACCAAATTTCAAATCAAGATGAAATTGGTGAGCAATTGAAGCAAAATATTGCTCAATATCAACAAGAGGCCTTATCTTGCGCTAAAGCCCTGCATGATAAACGCGTTAAGATCGCTGCAATATTATCACAAAAGATTACACATAGTATTCGAGAACTAGCAATACCGCATGGTGAATTTAGTATTGATATTGTTGATGATAGTAGCAAGATTAGTGAAACAGGCATAGATCAAATTACTTTTTTGGTCAGTACTAATCCCGGTCAACCGATGCAACCGATTAGTAAAGTCGCCTCTGGTGGTGAGTTATCGCGGATCGCTTTAACTATCCAAGTATTGACAGCGCAAAAGATGGAAACACCAGCGCTTATTTTTGATGAAATTGATGTGGGCATTAGTGGTCCGACAGCTGCAAAAGTCGGGAATTTACTCAGACAGCTCGGTTTATCAACACAAGTTATAACTGTAACTCATTTACCTCAAGTCGCGGGGAATGCACACCACCACTATTTCGTAGCCAAACAAACAGATGGCAAACATACAGAAACAAACATAAATATATTAACACAATCACAAAGATTGAAGGAACTGGCTAGATTATTAGGTGGCGATAAAATAACAGAAAATACATTAGCGAATGCTAAAGAGCTGTTAATACAATAG
- the slmA gene encoding nucleoid occlusion factor SlmA, with product MITKRKNRKEDILQALATMLESNEGTQRITTAKLAANVGVSEAALYRHFSSKTKMYESLIVFIEDTLLSRINTILQDEKETEVRLRLIIALILGFCEKNPGLTRIMTSHALMFEQEELQDRVSQLFERIETQLKQVLRERKLREGLAYSIDERILASQLLAFCEGMMVRYVRSGFKYLPTTDFDIRWLLVSKQLV from the coding sequence GTGATTACCAAACGTAAAAATCGTAAAGAGGACATTTTGCAAGCATTGGCTACAATGCTTGAATCAAATGAAGGTACTCAACGTATTACTACCGCAAAATTAGCTGCTAACGTTGGAGTTTCAGAAGCTGCATTATATAGACATTTTTCGAGTAAAACGAAAATGTATGAAAGTTTAATTGTTTTTATTGAAGATACTTTACTTTCTCGTATTAATACTATTTTGCAGGATGAAAAGGAGACTGAAGTTAGACTAAGATTGATTATTGCTCTTATTCTTGGGTTTTGTGAAAAAAATCCGGGATTGACGCGTATTATGACAAGCCATGCGTTGATGTTTGAACAAGAAGAACTTCAGGATAGAGTGAGTCAGCTATTTGAGAGAATTGAAACTCAACTTAAACAAGTTTTACGCGAAAGAAAGTTACGAGAAGGTTTAGCATATAGTATTGATGAACGAATTTTAGCAAGCCAACTTCTTGCTTTTTGTGAAGGCATGATGGTGAGATATGTAAGATCTGGCTTTAAATATTTGCCAACAACAGATTTTGATATCCGTTGGTTGTTAGTATCAAAACAACTCGTTTAA
- the dut gene encoding dUTP diphosphatase, with the protein MKKIIDIKILDQRLGNEYPLPTYATEGSAGIDLRAMFDEKTEIKPGQTILTPTGLSMFIADPNLAALVLPRSGLGSKNGIVLGNLVGLIDSDYQGQLFVPLWNRSDTSFTVEPGDRIAQLIIVPVVQAEFNIVDKFDESSRGEGGFGHSGKK; encoded by the coding sequence ATGAAAAAAATAATTGATATAAAAATTTTAGATCAACGTCTCGGTAACGAATATCCATTACCAACTTATGCCACAGAAGGATCTGCCGGTATTGATTTGAGAGCAATGTTTGATGAAAAAACGGAAATAAAACCAGGACAAACCATTTTAACACCGACAGGGCTTTCGATGTTTATTGCCGATCCGAATCTGGCGGCATTAGTTTTACCTCGATCTGGTTTAGGATCAAAAAATGGCATTGTTTTGGGAAATTTGGTGGGTTTGATTGATTCAGATTATCAAGGACAACTTTTTGTTCCTCTCTGGAATCGTAGCGATACTTCATTTACTGTTGAGCCTGGAGATCGTATTGCTCAACTTATTATTGTGCCAGTTGTTCAAGCCGAATTTAATATTGTTGATAAATTTGATGAGTCATCTCGCGGTGAAGGTGGTTTTGGTCATTCAGGTAAAAAATAA
- the coaBC gene encoding bifunctional phosphopantothenoylcysteine decarboxylase/phosphopantothenate--cysteine ligase CoaBC → MNLVNKHILLGITGGIAAYKCPELVRQLKKMGAQVHVVMTESAKHFVSELALQAVSGNRVSYDLFDSSAELSMGHIELAKWADLVLIAPATANIIAKLANGIADDLLTTLCLATSAPIAISPAMNQQMYQSTITQQNIATLAARDFHIWGPDNGFQACGDIGPGRMLDPVELVTCVDNLFTDLDLLSGLNIVITAGPTQEALDPVRYISNHSSGKMGFAIAKAAANLGATVTLISGPVNLSTPAKVMQENVKTALQMHEKAMQYAKTADIFISCAAVADYRAKIVSDQKIKKQQDSNELTMTFTKNPDIVADVASMKSHRPFVVGFAAETNNVEEYALKKLKSKNLDMICANDVSSSEQGFNADNNALTLYWSLGKLSLPLTSKEKLAQALLTEIIKHYNEYTNEKNN, encoded by the coding sequence ATGAATTTAGTTAATAAGCATATTTTATTAGGAATCACGGGCGGTATTGCTGCCTATAAATGTCCTGAATTGGTACGCCAATTAAAAAAAATGGGTGCTCAAGTTCATGTTGTTATGACTGAATCGGCAAAGCATTTTGTCTCTGAATTAGCTTTGCAGGCTGTGTCTGGTAATCGAGTTTCTTATGATTTATTTGACTCTTCCGCAGAGTTATCAATGGGGCATATTGAACTCGCTAAATGGGCTGATTTAGTTTTAATTGCGCCCGCTACAGCGAATATTATTGCTAAGTTAGCAAATGGTATTGCCGATGATCTTTTAACCACATTATGCCTTGCGACATCAGCCCCAATTGCAATTTCTCCTGCGATGAACCAACAGATGTATCAATCTACAATTACCCAGCAAAATATTGCAACATTGGCAGCTCGAGATTTCCATATTTGGGGACCTGATAATGGTTTTCAGGCTTGTGGAGATATTGGCCCTGGTCGAATGCTTGATCCAGTAGAGTTAGTTACATGTGTTGATAATTTATTTACTGATTTAGATTTATTAAGTGGCTTGAATATTGTAATTACAGCTGGACCAACTCAGGAAGCATTAGATCCTGTTCGTTATATTAGTAATCATAGTTCTGGTAAAATGGGTTTTGCTATTGCTAAGGCTGCGGCAAATCTTGGTGCAACAGTTACGTTAATTAGCGGGCCAGTTAATTTATCAACACCAGCAAAAGTAATGCAGGAAAATGTTAAAACAGCTTTGCAAATGCATGAAAAAGCAATGCAGTATGCTAAAACAGCTGATATTTTTATTTCTTGCGCGGCAGTTGCTGACTATCGAGCAAAAATAGTTTCTGATCAAAAAATCAAAAAACAGCAAGATAGTAATGAGTTAACAATGACTTTTACTAAAAATCCAGATATTGTTGCTGATGTTGCATCCATGAAGAGTCATCGTCCTTTTGTCGTCGGTTTTGCTGCTGAAACGAATAATGTTGAAGAATATGCATTAAAGAAATTGAAAAGCAAAAATTTAGATATGATTTGTGCTAACGACGTTTCATCTAGTGAGCAGGGGTTTAACGCAGATAATAATGCGTTAACTCTGTATTGGTCTTTAGGTAAATTATCATTACCTCTAACAAGTAAAGAGAAATTAGCACAAGCGCTACTTACTGAAATAATTAAACATTATAATGAGTATACTAATGAAAAAAATAATTGA
- a CDS encoding mechanosensitive ion channel has product MDIINKLIQVVEKYDSVVLSYLLNIAFAILIFFLGRFISIFVSRQLRKILINKNVESTIIKFTTSSIRYAIMAFTLVAVLGQLGVQTTSIVAIIGAAGLAIGLALQGSLSNFAAGVLLILFRPFKVGELVIISGILGTVDAIQIFSTTIITPTGETVTIPNSQVLGTNIINYTRQPNRRIDLNIGVDYKADIKAVYDILKGSVEKTPDILRDLGVTIRFNELAGSSINFVVYVWVVNENYSTVRTVLLENIKNDLDANNINIPYPTMDLNIKK; this is encoded by the coding sequence ATGGATATAATTAATAAACTAATTCAAGTCGTTGAAAAGTACGACAGCGTAGTGCTATCTTATTTGTTGAATATTGCTTTCGCTATTCTAATCTTTTTCTTAGGTCGTTTTATTTCTATTTTTGTTAGTCGACAGTTACGTAAAATACTCATTAATAAAAATGTTGAATCAACTATAATTAAGTTTACCACTTCCTCTATCCGCTATGCCATCATGGCTTTTACATTGGTGGCGGTGTTAGGGCAACTCGGTGTTCAAACGACATCTATTGTTGCTATTATTGGTGCTGCTGGTTTAGCTATCGGGCTTGCTCTACAAGGATCATTATCTAATTTTGCGGCTGGTGTATTATTAATTCTTTTTCGTCCATTTAAAGTTGGAGAATTAGTGATTATTAGTGGTATCTTAGGTACAGTTGATGCAATACAGATATTTTCAACCACGATAATTACTCCAACAGGCGAAACTGTAACTATTCCAAATAGCCAAGTTCTTGGTACCAATATCATCAATTATACTAGACAACCTAATCGAAGAATCGATCTCAATATTGGGGTTGATTATAAAGCAGATATTAAAGCTGTTTATGACATACTAAAAGGTTCAGTTGAAAAGACACCTGATATTTTGCGAGACTTAGGCGTTACCATTCGTTTTAATGAATTAGCGGGCTCTTCAATTAATTTTGTAGTTTATGTGTGGGTTGTTAATGAAAATTATAGTACAGTTAGAACTGTGTTACTCGAAAACATTAAAAATGATCTTGATGCTAATAATATTAATATTCCATACCCAACTATGGACCTCAATATCAAAAAATAG